One segment of Carya illinoinensis cultivar Pawnee chromosome 1, C.illinoinensisPawnee_v1, whole genome shotgun sequence DNA contains the following:
- the LOC122290538 gene encoding elongator complex protein 1: MNNLKLYSELSSKLELESKEEDESVLFSAFDIERSRLFFASSANRIYTTHLSSFHNERTWSLSADVDSIDLEPNDYITALEYLMEKEALVIGTFDGLLLLHGVDGNETTMVGRVEGGVRCISPSPDGDVLAVLSRLGQILVMTHDWDLLYETALEIVPEGVDVREPTSSRYESPISWRGDGKYFVTLSEVCDSITLLKRIKVWERDSGALHATSESKAFMGSVIEWMPSGAKIAAVCDRKTDSECPSIVFFERNGLERSSFRINEQMDSTIDILRWNCTSDLLAAIVKCEKHDAVKIWLFSNNHWYLKHEIRYSKKDGVKFMWDPTKPMQLICWTLGGHITLYNFIWNTAVTENSISLVVDDSKIFVTPLALSLTPPPMYLFNLKFPSAVREISLYSKNTKNCLAAFLSDGCLCVIELPTVDTWDELEGKQFIVEASISESVFGSVVHLIWLDSHILLAVSRYGFDHYLSRISSNEDGILGFYLQEIELSCSEDHVPGLLTCSGWHAKISHQNSLEGQVIGIAPNPTRRCSAYIQFDGGKIFEYTSRIGALKHNDLSFSSSCPWMSVVSVADGGSLKPLLFGLNDIGRLNVGGRILCSNCSSFSLYSNLADQVITHLILATKQDLLYIVGINDILNGTLEMYEDFIHTGNRRREEIKTFIKIWERSAKIVGVLHGDEAAVILQTTRGNMECIYPRKLVMASIINALVQERFRDALLMVRRHRIDFSVMVDHCGWQAFLQSAAEFVRQVNNLSHITEFVCAIKNENVTEGLYGDIISLPRSKDIKDLKARDPKGLDVNNKVSSVLLAIRKALEEQLPESPARELCILTTLARSDPPLLEEALVRIKVTREMELSSSNDPKRRSYPSAEEALKHLLWLSDSEAVFEAALGLYDLNLAAIVALNSQRDPKEFLPFLQELERMPDLLMRYNIDLRLCRYVNALKHIVSAGDAHYDDFMNLMKKNPQLFSLGLRLINDPAKRKQVLEAWGDHLSEEKCFEDAATTYLCCFSLEKALKSYRACGNWSGVLTVAGLLEMGKDEVMKLAHELSEELQALGKPGEAAKIALEYCGDVNEGINLLISARDWEEALRVAFLHGREDLILEVKNASLECASMLIGEYEESLEKVGKYLARYLAVRQRRLLLAAKLQAEERSMSDLDDDTASEASSNFSGMSAYTTRTRKTTSSSIISSAASKARDMRQQRKRGKIRPGSPGEEMALVEHLKGMSLTAGAKRELKSLLGSLVMTSEEATARKLQHTAENFQISQMAAVQLAEDAMPSDSINEQAHTLELYIQRVKSEAQNSEAFFWRSKIFLYP, from the exons ATGAACAATCTGAAGCTTTACTCGGAGCTCTCTTCGAAGCTCGAGCTAGAGTCGAAGGAAGAAGACGAATCCGTACTATTCTCGGCCTTCGATATCGAGCGGAGCCGCTTGTTCTTTGCTTCTTCTGCCAACCGTATTTACACCACTCATCTCTCCTCATTCCAT AATGAAAGGACGTGGAGCTTATCTGCGGACGTGGATTCCATCGACTTGGAGCCCAATGACTACATCACCGCCTTGGAGTATCTGATGGAGAAAGAGGCGCTGGTAATAGGGACATTTGATGggcttttgttgctgcatgGTGTGGATGGAAATGAAACCACTATGGTTGGTAGAGTGGAGGGTGGGGTTAGGTGCATCTCACCCAGTCCTGACGGGGATGTGCTTGCTGTATTAAGTCGTCTGGGGCAGATACTGGTTATGACTCATGATTGGGATTTGCTGTATGAGACTGCACTGGAGATTGTTCCTGAAGGTGTTGACGTAC GTGAACCCACCTCTTCTAGATATGAGAGTCCCATTTCTTGGCGAGGTGATGGGAAGTACTTTGTGACACTGAGTGAAGTTTGTGATTCTATTACCTTGCTTAAGAGGATTAAGGTATGGGAACGAGATTCAGGGGCATTGCATGCTACTTCAGAATCAAAGGCATTTATGGGATCAGTAATTGAATGGATGCCAAGTGGAGCAAAAATTGCGGCTGTTTGTGACAGGAAAACAGACAGTGAGTGCCCATCAATAGTTTTCTTTGAGAGGAATGGGTTAGAAAGAAGCTCATTCAGAATCAATGAGCAAATGGATTCAACAATAGACATTCTGAGGTGGAATTGCACATCAGATCTTCTTGCAGCCATTGTCAAATGTGAAAAACATGATGCTGTAAAGATCTGGTTGTTCAGCAATAATCATTGGTACTTAAAGCATGAAATTAGGTACTCTAAGAAGGATGGAGTGAAGTTCATGTGGGACCCAACAAAGCCAATGCAGTTGATTTGTTGGACTCTTGGGGGGCATATCACGCTTTACAACTTCATCTGGAATACGGCTGTCACGGAGAACTCAATATCATTAGTTGTTGATGATTCCAAGATTTTTGTGACTCCCCTTGCTTTGTCTCTTACGCCACCTCCTATGTATCTATTCAATCTGAAATTCCCGAGCGCTGTCCGGGAGATATCTTTATATTCCAAGAATACTAAGAACTGTTTGGCTGCTTTTCTATCAGATGGTTGTTTGTGTGTCATAGAGCTCCCCACAGTTGATACTTGGGATGAACTTGAAGGCAAACAATTTATTGTTGAAGCCTCCATATCTGAATCTGTGTTTGGATCTGTTGTACATCTTATATGGTTGGATTCGCATATACTGCTTGCTGTTTCCCGTTATGGTTTTGATCACTACTTGTCCAGAATTTCATCGAATGAGGATGGGATTCTTGGCTTTTATTTGCAGGAAATTGAGCTTTCATGCTCTGAGGATCATGTCCCAGGTTTGCTGACATGCTCAGGCTGGCATGCAAAAATTTCCCATCAAAACTCTCTGGAAGGGCAGGTTATTGGCATTGCTCCCAACCCTACCAGAAGATGTTCAGCTTATATTCAGTTTGATGGGGGAAAAATCTTTGAGTATACGAGTAGGATAGGGGCCCTGAAACATAATGATTTGAGTTTTTCATCATCTTGCCCTTGGATGAGTGTGGTTTCAGTTGCTGATGGTGGATCATTGAAGCCTTTGCTTTTTGGACTCAATGACATTGGCAGGTTGAATGTTGGTGGGAGGATATTGTGCAGCAACTGCAGCAGTTTTTCATTGTACTCCAATTTGGCTGATCAAGTGATCACGCATTTAATTCTTGCAACTAAACAGGATTTGCTCTACATAGTTGGCATTAATGATATTTTGAATGGAACATTAGAAATGTATGAGGACTTCATCCACACCGGTAACaggagaagagaggaaattaaaacatttataaaaatatgggaAAGAAGTGCCAAAATTGTTGGCGTCCTGCATGGAGATGAAGCTGCTGTCATATTACAAACAACTAGGGGAAATATGGAATGTATCTACCCTAGAAAATTAGTCATGGCCTCTATCATCAATGCATTGGTCCAAGAACGCTTCAGAGATGCACTACTCATGGTCAGGCGGCATAGGATAGATTTCAGTGTCATGGTTGACCATTGTGGTTGGCAAGCTTTCCTCCAATCAGCTGCAGAGTTTGTTAGGCAGGTTAACAATTTGAGCCACATAACTGAGTTCGTTTGTGCCATAAAGAATGAGAATGTCACAGAGGGACTGTACGGAGATATCATATCTTTACCTCGCTCAAAGGACATCAAAGATCTGAAAGCTAGAGATCCGAAAGGTCTTGATGTCAATAACAAGGTTTCTTCTGTTCTGCTGGCCATAAGGAAGGCTCTTGAAGAACAACTACCAGAAAGCCCTGCAAGGGAACTTTGTATCTTGACTACTCTTGCTCGTAGCGATCCGCCATTGCTTGAAGAAGCTTTGGTGAGAATAAAAGTTACTCGTGAAATGGAATTATCAAGTTCTAATGACCCTAAAAGAAGGTCTTACCCTTCTGCTGAAGAAGCTTTGAAGCATCTCTTGTGGTTATCTGATTCCGAGGCTGTGTTTGAGGCTGCTTTAGGCCTTTATGATTTGAACCTTGCCGCTATAGTAGCATTGAACTCACAGCGAGATCCAAAAGAATTTCTTCCTTTCCTTCAAGAGTTGGAACGCATGCCAGATCTCTTAATGCGCTACAATATTGACCTTAGGCTGTGCAGGTATGTGAATGCTCTCAAACACATCGTTTCTGCAGGAGATGCTCATTATGACGATTTTATGAACCTCATGAAGAAAAATCCTCAACTTTTTTCATTGGGACTTCGACTTATCAATGATCCTGCCAAGAGGAAGCAAGTCCTCGAGGCATGGGGAGATCATCTTAGTGAGGAAAAATGTTTTGAGGATGCTGCTACAACTTATTTGTGCTGTTTCAGTTTGGAAAAGGCTTTAAAGTCATATCGTGCTTGTGGTAATTGGAGTGGTGTGCTTACAGTGGCTGGGCTCCTTGAGatgggaaaagatgaggtcatGAAACTCGCTCATGAGCTTTCTGAAGAACTTCAAGCTCTTGGTAAACCTGGGGAAGCTGCCAAAATTGCTCTGGAGTATTGTGGAGATGTAAATGAGGGCattaatttgttaattagtGCAAGAGACTGGGAGGAAGCTTTGAGGGTTGCATTTTTGCACGGGAGAGAGGATTTAATCTTGGAAGTGAAGAATGCATCTTTGGAATGTGCAAGCATGCTAATAGGAGAATATGAGGAAAGCTTGGAAAAAGTTGGGAAGTATCTGGCCCGCTACTTAGCTGTTCGACAGAGAAGATTACTTCTTGCTGCAAAGCTCCAGGCTGAGGAACGGTCAATGAGTGATCTTGATGATGATACTGCTTCAGAGGCTAGCAGTAATTTCAGTGGAATGAGTGCTTACACCACAAG GACCAGGAAGACCACATCGTCTTCCATCATCTCAAGTGCGGCAAGCAAGGCCAGAGACATGAGGCaacagagaaagagaggaaaaatccGTCCTGGAAG CCCTGGTGAGGAAATGGCTCTGGTAGAGCATTTGAAAGGCATGTCTCTAACAGCTGGAGCGAAGCGTGAACTCAAATCTTTACTGGGATCCCTTGTAATGACCAGTGAGGAAGCAACTGCAAGGAAGCTGCAACACACCGCAGAGAACTTTCAAATATCTCAAATGGCAGCAGTTCAGCTAGCTGAAGATGCAATGCCGAGTGATAGCATAAATGAGCAAGCACATACTTTGGAGCTGTACATACAAAGAGTGAAAAGTGAAGCGCAAAATTCAGAGGCCTTCTTTTGGCGGTCTAAAATATTCCTCTATCCTTAA